One Peterkaempfera bronchialis DNA window includes the following coding sequences:
- a CDS encoding amidohydrolase family protein, translating to MHSTPSHPTVLADVTLPDGRRADVSLRDGLVAAVHERPSPTEAATARAEEADGADGADGRRLYLAGALLLPALVDGHTHLDKTFLGAPWQPHQAGGTIRERVTAELDIRRRLTVPVAERALALVHRMVGHGTGHTRSHVDIDPQSGLAGLHALLEVRERVRELMTVQIVAFPQSGVVTAPGVPALLDAALRDGADLVGGLDPHGFDGDIDGQLDIVFGLAERHGVGVDLHLHDPREVGAAQLRDIAARTAALGLGGRVTVSHAYCLGDIDDATFARTASALAEAGVSILTNGPAGPMPPVLRLREAGVRVFAGSDNIRDAWWPYGTGDMLERATVIGLRSELMTDDELHLAASLVTTEAAAALGLDRYGLRPGDRADLVAVAAGSVAEAVAAHPRRLLVMHAGRVVATDGCPVPGLPTPEPGIERAW from the coding sequence ATGCACAGCACCCCCTCACACCCCACCGTGTTGGCCGATGTCACCCTGCCGGACGGCCGACGCGCGGACGTGTCCCTGCGCGACGGTCTCGTCGCAGCCGTCCATGAGCGCCCCTCGCCCACCGAGGCGGCCACCGCAAGGGCCGAAGAGGCCGACGGGGCAGACGGGGCAGACGGCCGCCGGCTGTACCTGGCCGGTGCGCTTCTGCTCCCGGCGCTGGTGGACGGCCACACCCACCTGGACAAGACGTTCCTCGGAGCGCCCTGGCAGCCGCATCAGGCCGGCGGCACGATCCGTGAGCGGGTCACCGCCGAGCTCGACATCAGGCGCCGCCTCACCGTGCCGGTCGCCGAGCGCGCCCTGGCACTGGTCCACCGGATGGTGGGCCACGGTACGGGGCACACCCGGTCGCATGTCGACATCGACCCGCAGTCCGGCCTGGCGGGCCTGCACGCGCTGCTGGAGGTCCGCGAGCGCGTCCGCGAGCTGATGACGGTGCAGATCGTCGCCTTCCCGCAGAGCGGGGTGGTCACCGCACCCGGCGTCCCCGCCCTGCTGGACGCGGCACTGCGCGACGGCGCCGACCTGGTCGGCGGCCTGGACCCGCACGGCTTCGACGGCGACATCGACGGACAGCTCGACATCGTCTTCGGGCTCGCCGAGCGGCATGGCGTCGGCGTCGACCTCCATCTGCACGACCCCCGCGAGGTCGGGGCCGCGCAGCTGCGTGACATCGCGGCCCGCACTGCCGCGCTGGGCCTGGGGGGCCGGGTGACGGTCAGCCATGCCTACTGCCTCGGCGACATCGACGACGCCACCTTCGCCCGCACGGCCTCGGCGCTGGCGGAGGCCGGGGTGTCCATCCTCACCAACGGCCCGGCCGGGCCCATGCCGCCCGTACTGCGGCTGCGCGAGGCGGGCGTCCGTGTCTTCGCAGGCTCCGACAACATCCGCGACGCCTGGTGGCCCTACGGCACCGGCGACATGCTGGAGCGAGCGACCGTCATCGGCCTGCGCTCCGAGCTGATGACCGACGACGAGCTGCACCTGGCGGCCTCGCTGGTCACCACGGAGGCCGCCGCCGCGCTGGGCCTGGACCGCTATGGACTCCGGCCGGGCGACCGCGCCGACCTGGTCGCCGTCGCGGCCGGCAGCGTCGCCGAGGCGGTCGCCGCCCATCCCCGGCGGCTGCTGGTGATGCACGCCGGCCGCGTGGTGGCGACCGACGGCTGCCCGGTGCCCGGCCTGCCGACCCCCGAACCGGGCATCGAGCGCGCCTGGTAG
- a CDS encoding APC family permease — protein sequence MATTGSDAPTAPPSAPAPHGPRAAKPPSPGDTALTSSAIGVSDLVFFVVAAAAPLTAVAGVAPAAMAMGGLATPLGYILSGGLLALFAAGFTAMSLYVRNAGAFYAYVARGLGKATGVGTAYVAVLSYNLVEIGLVACFGFFASGGVRDLTGFSSPWWLWSAICIAGVGALGWLRVTLSAKVLGLALVLEVVVLLILEGGVLGHRGTAALDFTALNPTSLGGAGVAGMFVLAIGAFTGFEATAIYAEEARDPRRTVPRATFVAVGFLAVFYAFAVWVVMGAYGAKDAVRVAQGSDGSDLVFNAAGRFVGSWLSDSMHVLIITSAFAATLAFHNAAARYLYALGREGLLPRRLGRVSPRSGSPGTAVAMQSLVAAAVIAVGALSGADPYAVVFLWPNGTGVLGIMAMQALAALAVFGFFRRDRRGVSAFRAVWAPLLSCLGISVLTVLAAIRFDLLTGASGAINLGLVAPIPVVFCLGLAVARHIRRTDPQRYAQLTTVDVERD from the coding sequence ATGGCCACCACCGGTTCCGACGCCCCCACGGCGCCGCCAAGCGCACCCGCCCCCCACGGTCCGCGCGCCGCCAAGCCGCCCTCCCCCGGCGACACCGCCCTGACCAGCTCCGCCATCGGCGTGTCCGACCTGGTCTTCTTCGTGGTGGCCGCCGCAGCCCCGCTGACCGCCGTCGCGGGCGTCGCCCCGGCCGCCATGGCGATGGGCGGACTCGCCACCCCGCTCGGCTACATCCTCTCCGGCGGGCTGCTGGCGCTCTTCGCCGCCGGCTTCACCGCGATGAGCCTCTACGTCCGCAACGCCGGCGCCTTCTACGCCTATGTGGCGCGCGGCCTGGGCAAGGCGACCGGCGTCGGGACGGCCTATGTGGCGGTCCTCTCCTACAACCTGGTGGAGATCGGGCTCGTCGCCTGCTTCGGCTTCTTCGCCTCGGGCGGCGTCAGGGACCTCACCGGCTTCTCCTCGCCCTGGTGGCTCTGGTCGGCGATCTGCATCGCCGGTGTCGGCGCCCTCGGCTGGCTCCGGGTCACCCTCAGTGCCAAGGTGCTGGGGCTCGCGCTGGTCCTGGAGGTCGTGGTCCTGCTGATCCTTGAGGGCGGCGTGCTGGGCCACCGGGGCACTGCGGCGCTGGACTTCACGGCGCTCAACCCGACCTCGCTGGGCGGTGCGGGCGTGGCCGGCATGTTCGTGCTGGCGATCGGCGCCTTCACCGGGTTCGAGGCGACCGCGATCTACGCCGAGGAGGCCCGCGACCCCCGGCGCACCGTGCCCCGGGCCACCTTTGTCGCCGTCGGCTTCCTCGCCGTCTTCTACGCCTTCGCCGTCTGGGTGGTGATGGGGGCCTACGGTGCCAAGGACGCGGTGCGGGTCGCCCAGGGCAGCGACGGGTCCGACCTGGTCTTCAACGCGGCGGGCCGCTTCGTCGGCTCATGGCTCTCCGACAGCATGCACGTACTGATCATCACCAGCGCCTTCGCCGCCACCCTCGCCTTCCACAACGCCGCCGCCCGCTATCTGTACGCCCTCGGCCGCGAGGGGCTGCTGCCCCGCCGACTGGGCCGGGTCTCCCCCCGCAGCGGCTCCCCCGGCACCGCCGTGGCGATGCAGAGCCTGGTCGCGGCGGCCGTGATCGCCGTCGGGGCCCTCAGCGGCGCCGACCCGTACGCGGTGGTCTTCCTCTGGCCGAACGGCACCGGCGTCCTGGGCATCATGGCCATGCAGGCCCTCGCCGCCCTGGCGGTGTTCGGCTTCTTCCGCCGGGACCGCCGAGGGGTCTCCGCGTTCCGGGCCGTCTGGGCGCCCCTGCTCTCCTGCCTGGGCATCAGCGTGCTCACCGTTCTCGCGGCCATCCGGTTCGACCTGCTCACCGGGGCGTCCGGCGCGATCAACCTCGGGCTGGTGGCCCCGATTCCCGTGGTGTTCTGCCTCGGCCTCGCCGTCGCACGGCACATCCGCCGCACCGACCCGCAGCGGTACGCGCAGTTGACCACCGTGGACGTGGAACGCGACTGA
- a CDS encoding LysE family transporter, which translates to MTAALVAGLLAGYGIAMPVGAVATYLVALTARTSPKTGACAALGVATADGVYALIATVGGSSLAHALQPVMLPLRWASGLVLIALAVRSGAAAIGRYRRSEEATREGKGVPISPARAYAGLWGITMLNPTTVVYFAALVLGSRTATAPDRLEQGVFVLAAFAASASWQLLLAGGGALLGRALTGGRGRFITAMASSTLITVLALRLLLSEP; encoded by the coding sequence GTGACCGCCGCCCTGGTCGCGGGGCTCCTCGCCGGCTATGGCATCGCCATGCCCGTGGGAGCGGTCGCGACCTATCTGGTGGCCCTCACCGCCCGGACGTCTCCGAAGACCGGCGCCTGTGCCGCCCTGGGCGTCGCCACCGCAGACGGCGTCTATGCGCTGATCGCGACGGTGGGGGGCTCCTCCCTCGCCCATGCGCTCCAGCCGGTCATGCTGCCGCTGCGCTGGGCCTCGGGCCTGGTGCTGATCGCGCTGGCGGTCCGGAGCGGCGCTGCGGCCATCGGCCGGTACCGCAGAAGCGAGGAGGCCACCCGGGAGGGCAAAGGGGTGCCGATCAGCCCCGCCCGTGCCTATGCGGGGCTGTGGGGGATCACCATGCTCAACCCCACCACCGTGGTCTACTTCGCGGCCCTTGTCCTCGGCAGCCGGACCGCGACGGCGCCGGACCGGCTGGAGCAGGGCGTCTTCGTCCTCGCCGCCTTCGCCGCTTCCGCCAGTTGGCAACTGCTCCTCGCCGGCGGCGGCGCACTGCTGGGACGGGCCCTGACCGGCGGTCGCGGGCGGTTCATCACCGCCATGGCCTCCAGCACCCTGATCACCGTCCTCGCCCTCCGCCTGCTGCTGTCGGAGCCCTGA
- a CDS encoding mycothiol transferase gives MNGTDVLADAFGRIRETVREVVGGLSADELNERLDGTTNSITWLVWHLTRIQDDHIADASGLEQVWTAKGWAACLDLPLPSHSTGYGHSGRQVAAVRVDSPDLLLGYHEAVHEQTLAFLGTLDDAALDRVVDESWDPPVTLGVRLVSVVGDDLQHIGQAALLRGVLEHRS, from the coding sequence ATGAACGGCACGGACGTACTGGCCGACGCCTTCGGGCGGATCCGGGAGACGGTGCGGGAGGTGGTGGGCGGCCTGTCGGCCGACGAGCTCAACGAGCGGTTGGACGGGACCACCAACTCGATCACCTGGCTGGTCTGGCACCTGACCCGGATCCAGGACGACCACATCGCCGACGCCTCCGGGCTGGAGCAGGTCTGGACGGCGAAGGGCTGGGCCGCCTGCCTCGACCTGCCCCTGCCCTCGCACTCCACCGGCTACGGCCACAGCGGCCGGCAGGTCGCGGCCGTCCGGGTGGACTCCCCCGACCTGCTGCTCGGCTACCACGAGGCCGTCCATGAGCAGACCCTCGCCTTCCTCGGAACCCTCGATGACGCGGCGCTCGACCGCGTCGTCGACGAGTCCTGGGACCCTCCGGTGACGCTGGGGGTCCGCCTGGTCAGCGTCGTCGGCGACGACCTCCAGCACATCGGGCAGGCGGCCCTGCTCCGGGGCGTCCTGGAGCACCGGTCCTGA
- a CDS encoding S53 family peptidase, whose protein sequence is MRTIPSAARRRTALTATAALGLAVSGLAAAAPADARTTAGGLTPSVTWSRSCAQATTPGIEACKALRVTGGTTAFMAAQAAATGTAPHATAATPSGYGPSDLQAAYGLATAAASKGTGQTIAIVDAYDDPSAESNLATYRAQYGLPACTTANGCFKKVSQTGSTTSLPSADAGWAEEISLDLDMASAICPNCKILLVEAKSASMANLGTAVNEAVTLGAKYVSNSYGGSESSSDTSYDSSYFNHPGVAITVSAGDSAYGAEYPAASRYVTAVGGTALTRDSSSRGWTEKVWKTNSTEGTGSGCSKYDAKPSWQTDTGCTKRTISDVSAVADPATGVAVYDTYGGDPGWMVFGGTSASSPIIAAVYALAGPPSSGSTPASFPYAHTTALNDVTTGSNGSCSPAYLCTAGPGYDGPTGLGTPNGTTAFAG, encoded by the coding sequence GTGCGCACCATCCCCAGCGCGGCCCGCCGCCGCACCGCCCTCACCGCCACCGCGGCGCTCGGCCTGGCCGTCTCCGGCCTCGCCGCAGCCGCCCCGGCCGACGCCCGCACCACCGCCGGCGGCCTCACCCCCTCGGTCACCTGGTCCCGCTCCTGCGCCCAGGCGACCACCCCCGGCATCGAAGCCTGCAAGGCCCTCCGGGTCACCGGCGGCACCACCGCCTTCATGGCCGCACAGGCCGCAGCCACCGGCACCGCCCCGCACGCCACCGCCGCGACCCCCTCGGGCTACGGCCCCTCGGACCTCCAGGCCGCCTACGGCCTGGCCACGGCCGCCGCCTCCAAGGGGACCGGCCAGACCATCGCCATCGTGGACGCCTACGACGACCCCAGCGCCGAGTCCAACCTGGCGACCTACCGCGCCCAGTACGGACTGCCGGCCTGCACCACCGCCAACGGCTGCTTCAAGAAGGTCAGCCAGACCGGCAGCACCACCTCGCTGCCCTCCGCCGACGCCGGCTGGGCCGAGGAGATCTCGCTCGACCTCGACATGGCCAGCGCCATCTGCCCGAACTGCAAGATCCTGCTGGTCGAGGCGAAGAGCGCCTCCATGGCGAACCTCGGCACCGCAGTCAACGAGGCCGTCACCCTCGGCGCCAAGTACGTCTCCAACAGCTACGGCGGCTCGGAGTCCTCCTCCGACACCAGCTATGACAGCAGCTACTTCAACCACCCGGGCGTCGCCATCACGGTGAGCGCCGGCGACTCCGCCTACGGCGCCGAGTACCCGGCCGCGTCCCGGTATGTCACCGCAGTCGGCGGCACCGCGCTCACCAGGGACAGCTCCAGCAGAGGCTGGACCGAGAAGGTGTGGAAGACCAACTCCACCGAGGGCACCGGCTCCGGCTGCTCCAAGTACGACGCCAAGCCGTCCTGGCAGACCGACACCGGCTGCACCAAGCGCACCATCTCCGACGTCTCCGCCGTCGCCGACCCCGCCACCGGCGTCGCCGTCTACGACACCTACGGAGGCGACCCGGGCTGGATGGTCTTCGGCGGTACCAGCGCCTCCTCGCCGATCATCGCCGCCGTCTACGCGCTGGCCGGCCCCCCGTCGAGCGGCTCCACCCCCGCGTCCTTCCCCTACGCCCACACCACCGCGCTCAACGACGTGACCACCGGCAGCAACGGCAGCTGCTCCCCGGCCTACCTCTGCACCGCAGGCCCCGGCTACGACGGCCCGACCGGCCTCGGCACGCCGAACGGCACCACCGCCTTCGCCGGCTGA
- the kdpF gene encoding K(+)-transporting ATPase subunit F, with the protein MSVENIVGLIVAVLLVGYLVLALIHPEKF; encoded by the coding sequence ATGAGTGTGGAGAACATCGTCGGTCTGATCGTCGCCGTCCTGCTGGTCGGCTACCTGGTACTGGCCCTGATCCACCCGGAGAAGTTCTGA